The Corylus avellana chromosome ca8, CavTom2PMs-1.0 genome has a segment encoding these proteins:
- the LOC132190242 gene encoding uncharacterized protein LOC132190242, whose translation MKGREAKPAPSTDLLVCFPSRAHLTLMPKPICSPARPSEPNKRHHHHHHLKKPSSRGGGGQASPLLWAKTKPMGSDISEPTSPKVTCAGQIKVRPKAGSCKSWQTVMEEIERIHNSRKPKKRPGWVESLGFKKDIMQFLTCLRSIRFDFRCFGSFPESSDITTDDEDGGEDEDQEYRENRVGAEGIDGNGTDSRTVFSKWFMVLQENQNNKLCREDKKDRDRGICDNESVAEPAAPPPNALLLMRCRSAPAKGWLEKKEEEEEEEEKEAEDEHEKAREKEQRKAKSLKSLMEEEKRTKKENMVVMKYDTDFYKISSDIAKETWVAGGTRDPFSRSRSWKR comes from the coding sequence ATGAAGGGAAGAGAGGCCAAACCAGCTCCTTCAACAGATCTGTTAGTATGTTTTCCTTCTCGGGCCCACCTAACGCTAATGCCGAAGCCCATCTGCAGCCCGGCAAGGCCTTCGGAGCCGAACAAgcgccaccaccaccaccaccacttgAAGAAGCCGAGCAGCAGAGGCGGCGGAGGCCAAGCCAGCCCTCTGCTTTGGGCCAAAACCAAGCCAATGGGGTCGGACATTTCCGAACCGACCTCCCCGAAAGTCACCTGCGCCGGGCAGATCAAGGTCAGGCCCAAGGCCGGCTCGTGCAAGAGCTGGCAAACGGTGATGgaagaaattgaaagaattCACAACAGCAGAAAACCCAAGAAAAGACCCGGTTGGGTTGAATCTCTCGGGTTCAAGAAAGATATAATGCAATTCTTGACGTGCTTGCGAAGCATACGGTTTGATTTTCGGTGCTTTGGGTCCTTTCCTGAGTCGTCGGATATCACTACCGACGATGAAGACGGAGGAGAAGACGAAGATCAAGAATATCGAGAAAATCGCGTGGGCGCTGAGGGAATTGACGGAAATGGGACTGATTCTAGAACTGTCTTCTCTAAGTGGTTTATGGTTTTACaggaaaatcaaaacaataagTTGTGCAGAGAAGATAAAAAAGACAGAGACAGGGGAATTTGTGACAATGAATCTGTTGCTGAACCTGCTGCTCCTCCACCAAATGCTTTGTTGCTTATGCGCTGTAGATCTGCTCCTGCAAAAGGCTggttggaaaagaaagaagaagaagaagaagaagaagagaaagaagctgAGGATGAACATGAAAAAGCAAgggaaaaagaacaaagaaaagcaaagaGTTTGAAGTCTCTAAtggaggaagagaagagaacaaagaaagagaacatGGTTGTGATGAAATACGACACCGATTTCTACAAAATTTCGTCCGATATTGCAAAGGAGACATGGGTTGCTGGTGGAACGAGAGATCCATTTTCAAGGAGTCGAAGTTGGAAAAGATGA